Proteins encoded by one window of Rubinisphaera margarita:
- a CDS encoding PGPGW domain-containing protein, which translates to MSNQVKSSSWQLIRQIAVGIAGGIVILLGGIMLVTPGPGLVMIAVGLAILGTEFVWARHLRNRVQKYVREKVDNARNRKRDSEQKSKSPAETSRRTKRLIERDTVNVS; encoded by the coding sequence ATGTCCAATCAAGTGAAATCAAGCAGCTGGCAGCTGATCCGGCAAATCGCCGTGGGAATCGCCGGCGGGATCGTGATCCTGCTCGGCGGGATCATGCTGGTCACACCCGGTCCCGGGCTGGTGATGATCGCAGTGGGCCTGGCAATTCTGGGGACCGAGTTTGTCTGGGCCCGCCACCTGCGGAATCGCGTTCAGAAATACGTACGCGAGAAAGTCGATAATGCCCGAAATCGGAAGCGTGATTCTGAGCAGAAAAGCAAAAGCCCGGCAGAGACCTCCCGACGGACAAAGCGTTTGATCGAACGAGATACGGTCAACGTCAGCTGA
- a CDS encoding carboxypeptidase-like regulatory domain-containing protein — MSSVSGTVTLDGQPLEGATVTFIPAEGRSSTGVTDASGNYTLKYSADRDGAVPGQHQVTITTERALSGGEGDQPLVEAREELLPPKYHSETELTADVSSGSDTENFDLKTE; from the coding sequence TTGTCGTCAGTCTCAGGAACAGTGACGCTCGATGGCCAGCCGCTCGAAGGAGCAACGGTTACGTTTATCCCAGCCGAAGGTCGCAGCTCCACCGGGGTCACCGATGCCAGCGGCAACTATACGTTGAAGTACAGTGCCGATCGTGACGGAGCCGTACCCGGTCAGCATCAGGTGACTATCACGACGGAACGCGCACTGTCCGGTGGAGAAGGAGATCAGCCACTCGTGGAAGCGAGAGAAGAACTCTTGCCGCCCAAATACCACAGCGAAACCGAGCTGACCGCGGATGTCAGTTCCGGATCGGATACCGAGAACTTCGACCTGAAGACGGAATAG
- a CDS encoding sigma-54-dependent transcriptional regulator — MPIVLIIDDDRAIRHMVSHSLQRIDCEVHEAEESQQGLNLVLEMKPDVILLDIMLPKTSGLEVFQRIREIDRKTPVIFITAGTDSATAIRAMQLGAFDYVTKPLDLTQLNTLVQSAIESKQLMNIPVAVEAISTAEVQGDLFVGSSTQMMEVFKQVGRVAKQNVTVLIRGESGSGKELVARAIYQYSNRSEEPFMAVNCAAIPDQLLESELFGHEKGSFTGADKRRIGKFEQCNGGTLFLDEIGDMTPLVQGKVLRLLQEQKFERVGGNETISTDVRIVAATNRDLEQMVKNGEYRADLYYRLNGITINLPPLQERGDDIVKLIEYFFSKVRLELDKQEVVGISPDALAVYQAYNWPGNVRELQSVIRQSLINTTGTVIVPDSIPAEVRHGRRSQVSPQKSKDDSGIDIGSFINSRLKANSTDLYAETLEIMEKLLLTRVLQHTGGNQTRASEILGITRGKIRDRIQTFGIRFDSNVLVEGEKDQDGDQE, encoded by the coding sequence ATGCCTATTGTCTTGATCATCGACGATGACCGCGCAATTCGGCACATGGTTTCTCATTCCCTGCAGCGCATCGATTGCGAAGTGCATGAAGCCGAAGAGAGTCAACAGGGGCTCAATCTGGTTCTGGAGATGAAGCCAGACGTCATTCTCCTGGATATCATGCTTCCCAAGACATCGGGTCTCGAGGTCTTTCAGAGAATCCGCGAGATCGACCGGAAGACGCCCGTCATCTTCATCACGGCAGGAACCGACAGCGCCACGGCAATTCGTGCCATGCAACTCGGTGCCTTCGATTACGTAACCAAGCCTCTGGACCTGACGCAGCTCAATACGCTCGTTCAATCGGCAATTGAGTCGAAGCAGCTGATGAATATCCCCGTCGCGGTCGAAGCCATCTCGACCGCAGAGGTGCAGGGGGATCTGTTCGTCGGGTCGAGCACCCAGATGATGGAGGTCTTCAAGCAGGTCGGCCGGGTTGCGAAGCAGAACGTGACCGTCCTGATTCGCGGCGAAAGCGGATCGGGGAAGGAACTCGTTGCCCGTGCCATCTACCAGTACAGCAACCGATCAGAAGAGCCCTTCATGGCGGTCAACTGTGCCGCGATTCCCGATCAGCTTCTGGAAAGCGAATTGTTCGGACACGAGAAGGGGTCATTCACCGGAGCCGACAAGCGTCGCATCGGCAAGTTCGAGCAATGTAATGGCGGCACGCTGTTCCTGGATGAAATTGGCGACATGACACCGCTCGTGCAGGGCAAGGTGCTGCGATTGCTGCAGGAACAGAAGTTCGAACGAGTCGGGGGTAACGAAACGATTTCGACCGACGTCCGCATCGTCGCCGCGACCAATCGCGATCTGGAGCAAATGGTTAAAAATGGCGAGTACCGCGCCGACCTCTACTACCGCCTCAACGGGATTACGATCAATCTGCCTCCGTTGCAGGAACGGGGCGACGACATCGTCAAACTGATTGAATACTTCTTCTCCAAGGTTCGACTCGAACTGGACAAGCAGGAGGTCGTCGGGATTTCTCCGGACGCGCTGGCGGTTTACCAGGCCTACAACTGGCCGGGCAACGTTCGCGAATTACAGAGCGTGATCCGTCAGTCCCTGATCAATACGACCGGGACAGTCATCGTTCCTGACTCGATCCCGGCGGAAGTTCGACACGGAAGACGTTCCCAGGTATCGCCCCAGAAGAGCAAGGACGATTCCGGGATTGATATCGGCTCGTTCATTAATTCGCGACTGAAAGCCAACAGTACCGATCTGTATGCGGAAACGCTGGAGATCATGGAAAAACTGTTGCTGACACGGGTGCTTCAACATACCGGAGGCAATCAGACGCGAGCCTCGGAGATCCTGGGGATCACTCGGGGAAAAATACGGGACCGGATTCAGACTTTCGGAATCCGCTTCGACAGCAACGTGCTGGTGGAGGGGGAGAAGGATCAGGATGGAGATCAAGAGTAG
- the wrbA gene encoding NAD(P)H:quinone oxidoreductase → MKIYVVFYSTYGHVYQMAQAVSDGAKSVEGSEVSLFQVEETLSDEILEKMGAAEAKKAFEHIPLIAPAQLAEADAIIFGTPTRFGNMAAQMRALLDATGGLWKKGSLIGKIGSVFASTGSQHGGQETTITSFHTTLLHHGMVIVGVPYSCPGLTVMSEITGGTPYGATTMADADGSRQPTENELSIARFQGEHVAKLTRKLVS, encoded by the coding sequence ATGAAGATCTATGTCGTTTTCTATAGCACTTACGGCCATGTCTACCAGATGGCCCAAGCAGTGTCCGACGGGGCGAAGTCTGTCGAGGGATCGGAAGTCAGCCTTTTTCAGGTGGAGGAAACTCTCTCCGACGAAATCCTGGAGAAGATGGGGGCAGCTGAGGCGAAGAAAGCATTCGAGCACATTCCCTTGATTGCGCCCGCCCAGCTTGCCGAAGCAGACGCCATTATCTTCGGCACACCCACCCGATTCGGGAACATGGCGGCGCAGATGAGGGCGCTGCTGGACGCGACAGGTGGGCTGTGGAAGAAAGGGTCGCTCATTGGCAAGATTGGAAGCGTCTTCGCCTCCACGGGATCTCAGCATGGTGGGCAGGAAACGACGATCACCAGCTTCCACACCACGCTGTTGCACCACGGAATGGTCATCGTAGGGGTGCCGTATTCGTGTCCCGGACTCACGGTGATGTCCGAAATCACGGGCGGCACACCTTACGGAGCGACGACCATGGCAGATGCCGACGGCAGTCGGCAGCCTACTGAAAACGAGTTAAGTATTGCCCGTTTTCAGGGTGAGCACGTCGCGAAGCTGACCAGAAAACTGGTCAGCTGA
- a CDS encoding exopolysaccharide biosynthesis protein, which yields MSDVENLEDLLDRLVEKTDGETITLSDLMGTVESRSFGPLLLLPSFIALSPLGAIPGMSVITGTMIILIASQLLLNRKHPWLPSRLMSISFKREKLSNGTDKIRPWAKWVDQWLAKRWTMLTKTPFSQIVAGLAILLALTFYPLALIPWGVAIPSGAIVLFSLGLTSRDGLFVFTGLVTSCLALYATYEFWPF from the coding sequence ATGTCTGACGTAGAAAACCTGGAAGACCTGCTCGACCGCCTCGTCGAGAAAACAGATGGCGAGACCATAACGCTCAGCGATCTTATGGGCACCGTGGAAAGCCGCTCATTCGGGCCTCTCCTGCTTTTGCCCTCGTTCATCGCGCTTTCGCCCTTGGGAGCGATTCCGGGCATGTCGGTCATTACAGGAACGATGATCATCCTGATCGCCAGTCAACTTCTGTTGAACAGAAAGCACCCCTGGCTCCCCTCACGCTTGATGTCGATCTCGTTCAAGCGCGAGAAGCTCAGCAACGGGACCGACAAGATCCGCCCTTGGGCGAAGTGGGTCGATCAGTGGCTGGCCAAGCGCTGGACCATGTTGACGAAGACCCCTTTCAGTCAAATCGTGGCCGGCCTGGCCATTCTTCTCGCGCTGACGTTTTATCCTCTCGCGCTGATCCCCTGGGGGGTCGCGATTCCCAGCGGAGCGATCGTCCTCTTCTCATTGGGACTGACGTCTCGCGACGGCTTATTCGTGTTCACGGGACTCGTGACCTCCTGCCTTGCGCTTTATGCGACCTATGAGTTCTGGCCATTCTAA
- a CDS encoding PA2169 family four-helix-bundle protein: MATETKLNLKQSTIEKLQDLIQVNIDSAKGFNEAADNVDDTILSEKLRQVANERQRQATELQDYVCANNEEPRREGSYAASMHRTWMDIRAMFSSNDTYAIMAEAERGEDKIKEAYEDALKDEPGTAMNDVLLRQYEDVKSIHDSVRDIRDSLKS, from the coding sequence ATGGCTACGGAAACCAAACTGAATCTCAAACAATCGACCATCGAAAAGCTGCAGGATCTGATCCAGGTCAATATCGATAGTGCCAAGGGCTTCAACGAAGCAGCCGACAATGTCGATGACACGATCCTCAGCGAGAAACTCCGCCAGGTCGCCAATGAGCGGCAGCGTCAGGCGACTGAACTGCAGGACTATGTCTGTGCAAACAACGAAGAGCCTCGACGTGAAGGTTCTTACGCCGCCTCGATGCATCGCACCTGGATGGACATTCGGGCGATGTTCTCGTCGAATGACACCTACGCAATCATGGCGGAAGCTGAGCGTGGGGAAGACAAGATTAAGGAAGCCTACGAGGATGCTTTGAAGGACGAGCCGGGCACGGCTATGAATGATGTCCTGCTGCGTCAGTATGAAGACGTGAAGAGCATCCACGACAGTGTTCGTGACATTCGCGATTCACTCAAGTCCTAA